A genome region from Thermomonospora amylolytica includes the following:
- a CDS encoding ACP S-malonyltransferase — protein sequence MIVIASPGQGAQTPGFLQPWLDLPEVADRLARWSEVTGLDLVRYGTTADAEEIRDTAVAQPLLVSAALAAAAALGATADVVAGHSVGELAAAAIAGVLSPEDALRFARERGRAMAEASAVTETGMTAVLGGDPDEVLAAIDKHGLTPANINGAGQVVAAGTMERLARFADEPPARARLRPLSVAGAFHTEHMAPAVDRLAALAAELPAADPRVRLLSNRDGTVVTSGREYVDRLVAQVSSPVRWDACMATMRELGVTAIIELPPAGTLVGLARRELKGVATLALKTPDDLAAARELIEANAR from the coding sequence GTGATTGTCATAGCATCGCCCGGCCAGGGCGCCCAGACCCCAGGCTTCCTGCAGCCATGGCTCGACCTGCCCGAGGTCGCCGACCGGCTCGCCCGCTGGTCGGAGGTGACCGGGCTGGACCTGGTGCGCTATGGCACCACCGCCGACGCCGAGGAGATCCGCGACACCGCCGTCGCCCAGCCGCTGCTGGTCAGTGCGGCGCTGGCGGCCGCGGCGGCGCTGGGGGCCACCGCGGACGTGGTGGCCGGGCACAGCGTCGGCGAGCTGGCCGCCGCCGCCATCGCCGGGGTGCTCTCCCCCGAGGACGCGCTGCGGTTCGCCCGGGAGCGCGGGCGGGCCATGGCCGAGGCCTCGGCGGTGACCGAGACCGGGATGACCGCGGTGCTCGGCGGCGACCCCGACGAGGTGCTGGCCGCCATCGACAAGCACGGCCTGACCCCCGCCAACATCAACGGCGCCGGCCAGGTGGTCGCCGCCGGGACGATGGAACGGCTGGCGCGGTTCGCCGACGAGCCGCCCGCCAGGGCCCGGCTGCGGCCGCTGTCGGTGGCCGGGGCGTTCCACACCGAGCACATGGCGCCCGCCGTGGACCGGCTGGCCGCGCTCGCCGCCGAGCTGCCCGCCGCCGACCCGCGGGTCCGGCTGCTGTCCAACCGGGACGGCACGGTGGTGACCTCCGGCCGCGAGTACGTCGACCGGCTGGTCGCGCAGGTCAGCTCGCCGGTCCGGTGGGACGCCTGCATGGCGACCATGCGGGAGCTGGGCGTCACCGCGATCATCGAGCTGCCGCCGGCCGGCACCCTGGTGGGCCTGGCCCGGCGCGAGCTCAAGGGCGTCGCCACGCTGGCCCTCAAGACCCCCGACGACCTGGCCGCGGCCCGTGAGCTGATCGAGGCGAACGCCCGATGA
- a CDS encoding beta-ketoacyl-ACP synthase III has protein sequence MTASEPAARLRLPDTVPGTRILAFGDYRPAKVVTNDDLAATMDTSDEWIRSRVGIAERRVAAEDETVVDMAVHAGGKALAAAGLSPEEIDLVIVATCSAETMIPSNAATVAHRLGIRAPGAFDLNAACAGFCYALAAADSAIRTGAARNALVIGAEKMSQWVDWTDRSTAIIFADGAGAAVVTGAPDPGIGPVVWGSAGDQADKIHVRDRHSFIVQEGQSVFRWATTAIAPVAAEACERAGISPQDLAAFVPHQANLRIVESIARRLKAANAVVADDIVYSGNTSAASIPLALARMIERGQVPSGAPALLIGFGAGLTYAAQVIQIP, from the coding sequence ATGACCGCATCCGAACCCGCCGCCCGGCTCCGCCTGCCCGACACCGTGCCCGGCACCCGGATCCTGGCGTTCGGCGACTACCGGCCCGCCAAGGTCGTCACCAACGACGACCTGGCGGCGACCATGGACACCAGCGACGAGTGGATCCGCAGCCGGGTCGGCATCGCCGAGCGCCGGGTCGCCGCCGAGGACGAGACCGTCGTCGACATGGCGGTGCACGCCGGCGGCAAGGCGCTGGCCGCCGCGGGGCTGTCGCCCGAGGAGATCGACCTGGTCATCGTGGCGACCTGCTCGGCCGAGACGATGATCCCCAGCAACGCCGCCACCGTCGCGCACCGGCTCGGGATCCGCGCGCCCGGGGCGTTCGACCTCAACGCCGCCTGCGCCGGGTTCTGCTACGCGCTGGCCGCCGCCGACTCGGCGATCCGCACCGGCGCCGCGCGCAACGCGCTGGTGATCGGCGCCGAGAAGATGTCGCAGTGGGTGGACTGGACCGACCGGTCGACCGCGATCATCTTCGCCGACGGGGCCGGCGCCGCGGTGGTCACCGGCGCGCCGGACCCCGGCATCGGCCCGGTGGTGTGGGGCAGCGCCGGCGACCAGGCCGACAAGATCCACGTCAGGGACCGGCACTCGTTCATCGTCCAGGAGGGCCAGTCGGTGTTCCGCTGGGCGACCACCGCGATCGCCCCGGTCGCCGCCGAGGCCTGCGAACGCGCCGGGATCTCCCCCCAGGACCTGGCCGCGTTCGTGCCGCACCAGGCCAACCTGCGGATCGTGGAGTCCATCGCCCGGCGGCTGAAGGCCGCCAACGCGGTGGTGGCCGACGACATCGTGTACTCGGGCAACACGTCGGCGGCGTCCATCCCGCTGGCACTGGCCCGGATGATCGAACGGGGGCAGGTCCCCTCCGGTGCTCCGGCGCTGCTCATCGGGTTCGGCGCCGGGCTGACCTACGCTGCCCAAGTCATCCAGATCCCGTAG
- a CDS encoding acyl carrier protein, translating to MPAATEQEILAGLGEIVEETVGIPAAEVTPEKSFIDDLDIDSLSMVEIAVAAQDKFGVDIPDDELRNLKTVQDVINFVQGLTGVSKA from the coding sequence ATGCCCGCAGCCACCGAGCAGGAGATCCTGGCCGGCCTCGGCGAGATCGTCGAGGAGACCGTCGGCATCCCGGCGGCCGAGGTCACCCCTGAGAAGAGCTTCATCGACGACCTCGACATCGACTCGCTGTCGATGGTCGAGATCGCGGTGGCCGCCCAGGACAAGTTCGGGGTGGACATCCCCGACGACGAGCTCCGCAACCTCAAGACCGTCCAGGACGTGATCAACTTCGTCCAGGGTCTGACCGGCGTCAGCAAGGCGTGA